The following coding sequences lie in one Onychomys torridus chromosome X, mOncTor1.1, whole genome shotgun sequence genomic window:
- the Cd40lg gene encoding CD40 ligand, producing the protein MIETYSQPSPRSVAPGLPMSMKIFMYLLTVFLITQMIGSVLYAVYLHRRLDKVEEEASLHEDFVFIKKLQRCMKGEESLSLLNCEEVRRRYENPVKDIMLNKEEKKENIYEMQKGDEDPQIAVHVVSEANSKTASVLEWAKKGYYTMKNNLVMLENGKQLTIKRQGLYYVYTQVTFCSNQEPSSKDPFLVSLCLKSTSGSERILLRAANTHSSSKPCGQQSVHLGGVFELQEDSSLFVNVTDASQVIHGIGFTSFGLLKL; encoded by the exons ATGATAGAAACATACAGCCAGCCTTCCCCCCGATCCGTGGCTCCTGGGCTGCCCATGAGCATGaagatttttatgtatttacttactgTTTTTCTCATCACCCAGATGATTGGGTCGGTTCTTTATGCTGTGTATCTTCATAGGAGACTGGATAAG GTAGAAGAGGAAGCAAGCCTTCATGAAGATTTTGTATTCATAAAAAAGCTACAGAGATGCATGAAAGGAGAAGAATCCTTATCCTTGCTGAACTGTGAGGAGGTGAGAAGGCGATATGAAAACCCTGTCAAG GATATAATGttaaacaaagaagagaaaaaagaaaacatctacgAAATGCAAAAAG GTGATGAGGATCCTCAAATTGCAGTACATGTTGTAAGTGAGGCCAACAGTAAAACAGCATCCG TTCTAGAGTGGGCCAAGAAAGGATATTATACCATGAAAAACAACTTGGTAATGCTCGAAAATGGGAAACAGCTGACCATTAAAAGACAAGGACTCTATTATGTCTACACCCAAGTCACCTTCTGTTCTAATCAGGAACCTTCAAGTAAAGATCCATTTTTAGTCAGTCTCTGTCTGAAGTCCACCAGTGGATCCGAGAGAATCTTACTCAGGGCGGCAAATACCCACAGTTCCTCCAAACCCTGCGGCCAACAGTCAGTTCACTTGGGAGGAGTATTTGAATTACAAGAAGATTCTTCTTTGTTTGTCAACGTGACTGATGCAAGCCAAGTGATCCATGGAATCGGCTTCACATCTTTCGGCTTGCTCAAACTCTGA